tggaggggactggaCTTCCTGAATGCTGAGATGAACATTTACACTAAAGGTATTAGGAGTGAAAATATGTAGTATTTGAATCCCAATAGAAAAGCCTTAATTCACACCAATAGTCTTCAATCCATGCCATCCATttttggagcctatccaagaTGAGTTTGGGctagagaggcggggtacaccccagaCTGGTCACcttcaattacagggcacatataggtaaacaaccattcacacttagggaCTATTTACATTCTtgcaattaacctaacatgtagGCTGGGGCAATATGGCCTAAAAAATTATGGTATTAATCAAATCTAGGGCTCACATCATAATatgccaattattttttttaactaataaatcagattttttttttaaaaccgtttttaaatttccattccTTTATCCAATAGCAGGACATAATTTCCATTTGACAGTgctgaaaacacacaaacaaattaattatgattcagttacttgTTTGGTCCGTAGCATCCGTCCGAtattcagcaaaaatgttgatcatagTGTTCCGAAGTAAATGaggatgtttgcaaatgtcttattttaatcaAACACAAAGATTGTCTGTCTGCTTTATTATtttagtaaatatatatttacccATACTATATTTACCCGTACTGATTTggtattattataaaaaatatatgtcttAATAATTACTATTAAGAGACTGAAATtaagaggatttggacaatattAAGTTAAACAAAGTCTCTAAATGATTAAGCGATTATCAAGTCGTTATcaattacagtggaacttcgATCTAACGGGCTAATTAATAGGGGCGGAGGGGAGGGGTCTGATATAGCCGATTTTCCGtcacattgaagcactttttttttaggttaatgCATCCATATTACAGTACAAAAGTTATTGTAactaaaaagcttgaaaatgtttgaaagtttcacattttatccaaacttacaaagccggtgtgcttggtcatggtgacaatTGTCGACGTACAGTACTAATCATTGGCGAGGCGCAAGGAATGAGTGTGCTTTCTAGTTCCAAATTCATTGCCAAAGGTGAacggcacaaaaaaaaaatactattactgtaccaaaaatagcatgtcccagactccagagacttgttttttgtattcctcagattTAATCAATGTCTATCAGGTgagttaaggcctctttatattcccatggccgacaacgcccgcattgcatcaccgACACATTGCCCACACGGCCCCTATGAGTCACTTGATGCGCatacggcaaaaattgttgctgcgcgtagaatgccacgGAGATtatctctcatgattggtccgttttagtcacatggggtgatgacgtactcagcatTCCCCTTTGTTCCACAtgccatctacgccgccgcttTCTTGCtaaattttgcagcataattaaacgcatcatctggtcatctaggtccatttgttctcgcagacactgttccacggtcgacattgttgttgtgttgttccgaaaggaaaggaaaaaaacggctaccggaaatgccataaaatgcagaggaaactccactctgtggtgtcctagccaataccagccgtagtgaCACCTCGGACCTGGAGGAGAActgctgtacattttcaaaactgcgcgcttTAAGGTCTGGCGACGGATCTGCGCTGATGTCATCCCCTATGGCGCTCATGTGAAAGTGTGTGCACTGTGCAGGAATCTAGAGAAAGGTTATGTAAATTATTAAGTGTTGCTGTGTTGAAGTTTAAAGACTGACAAATAATGATTTGTAATTAAGGTGACTGTAATGTCAGCCTAATATTTTGCACACTGCAAAATACTATGACTAAGCCTAATGCCAATTGAGGACAATCATGAGAatactgtaatgtttttttattattattaatacaccACTGACGAACCATGCTGTTGGTTGCCTTGACGTCGCAGCATCAGGAGATGGGACGTCATTGTCTATTTTTAATAAGAGGAAATTTTACCCACTCCTGACCATGCCCCGAATAAACGGCATGTTGTAATGTTCAATGATTCAACTGACCTCTAATGTGCAGCTTTATTCGAGGTTTCCGAACGTCAGCCAGAAGCCTACGCTGACGTCCGATCTCCTCTTCATACTCGACGATAGTATTTATAAAGACTCCAGCAATCTCTTCCGCAGCCGCAGCTAGTCGCTCGTTGACAAAATGTCGAATGTACTGATACGAAGACATTGCTTTGCAACAGTAGTTTTACTATTCTGTCCTCACATTCAGTTTAGCTTACGAGTTTTGGGAAACAACTTCCTCCTTTCTTCTTCTGGTAAAAACGGTGGATGGCTAACAGCTTTTAAGTAAAATACTGCCACCTTCTGCCAAGAAATGTAAACTACAGTTGGTTTCTCACATCTCATCTCATCTGGCTCACAAAGATTATTTGTTTCCGTTTATGTTGACAGTTTTAAACGCATAAGCGTAGATGTCATGTTTACTAATCATTCACTGTGTGATTTGTGCCTTTTTACTTGGGTAACgcgaagtacaaatactttgataCAGTTCATTTGTCAGGTATTtgcactttacttgagtattatTTTTCTGACTTCCTTTTACTTGTACTCCCCACAGTTGACAACAGATAACTGTACTCCCAACACCTTTCTTTGCCAAAATAGGCACAACACAATTTTTAACCTTCGCGGATAACGACACGATGTAAAAAGATGTAATGGAGAGATATAGTCAATCGCTGATTAAATCTTGTTTGATTGAGATATTGGAGACTTTTGTGTGTGGCGGGGGGGACAGGTAGAGCAGTGAAATGCATAAAGCGTGAACAAGGGAGCATTAACGATGATGACGGAAAAAatttggagaagcaagatattcctcATCCATGGCCTCATTTTAGAAAATTGTTCTCAGCTCCAAGAATGATTAGTAGCGAATATGTTGGCTCATGCCCGCATAAAAATGGAGCTTCTTGCTTCCACAAATGCTttatcatacacacacacacacacacactgcgcttactcatcatgagatgtgtcttgactcacaccttggcaatgagacttttttttttgtaggccatcagttaggactgaaccaactgatatttatttgcactgacaaggggctggattgctgtttgattattgattgattttaggtgttgtcttggctttccatgcctttttccaCTTCCCGTTCGTCATGTGTTGGAtacttttttcctgtgtcatttcacatttttacacacaacttcatttctgagcttatatgttctactttctttgtatgtatggattgcTTGAGTTGTTCCCAATATCTgctgaaattttcatgtcaatagcacctttggaaatatatttgagaaaaacggtgacgtgaaatacttatttcaattgtgtgtgtgtatgtgtgtatttatttcttaacttttaatatttttatacagatttagaataagtctgtaacagcaaaatgtggaaaaggtggtgtgaatactttctggtggcactgtatattatatatatatatatatatatacacacacacatacatacacacacacacacacacacatatcaaaAGGTctgcacggtggacaactggttagcacatctgcctcacagttctgaggacccgggttcaaatccggcctcgcctgtgtggcgtttggatgttctccccgtgcctgggtgggttttctccgggtactccggtttcctcccacatcccaaaaacatgcatggcaggttgattgaagactctaaattgcccgtaggtgtgaatgtgagtgcgaatggttgtttgtttatatgtgccctgcgattggctggcgaccagttcagggtgtaccctgccctcTTGACtgaaaaaaagctgggataggctccagcacgcaataaaaagggaaaataattcaaattgcGTTCATTCAAAGTAGAGTTCCCTTTATTATAacagtttaaaacaaataaaaaaccgaaaacaaaaataacattcacaACAAATGCATGGCGCTGCATGGCTCACCAGtggtaaatactgtataaaataaatacttcaataaaaaaacagaaacaggtACTGCAAGATCTCCTCTGGTTCCGGATCTGAGTCTATTCGGGTAGATGTGCACTTACAACTTCACTGTAGGGTCCGTACCGGCCATAAATGTCTTTGCCCACCACAGCGACACACAGCTTGTACCCTGCTTTGTACTTCTTGATGGAAACATACATAGGCAGAGATTTGGCAACCACATTCCCCAGAAGTCTCCATTCCGGGAAAAGTCCGCTTCCCTTGACCTTTTCCGTGGTTAGGAAGATGCTACaatgtgtagagagagagagaattggTCTGTGCAGAAGTAAGCAATTCCAAACGATACACAGTACTTATATTGAAAAGCCAAATACGTCAATCCTAACAACCATTGAAATAGCTAGGTTTTGTTCTCTAGGCATGCAGGAAACATATCTCTCTAATTAACTAGTTTAACTgtaaatagattttattttcatcttaaTTTAGCCATTTATGTGAACTACAACGTGATAACAAGGTTGTGTCTGAGTACAGCAAGGGGACGTCGATGGTGATTTAGGActatttcaaacaaaacaaaagaaatggcAAAGTTGGCGGTACAGTTGGTTTTGgcttttgaatttgaatgtgactgtTTAATAACTTTTTGTTACCCTTCCGTTTAAACAAGTCGAAAATCAGTTAAACATGATGCAAGAAATGTCATCAACTGCCTATCCCTAAGTACAACTTAAACTTTCAATTATTTTGTGTCTGATCCAGAAATTTAATTAACAACCTCCAACTTCACTGAAACTCAAAATCTTGCCAACACTCACATggccccatccatccatccattttctgagccgcttctcctcactagggtcgcgggcgtgctggagcctaacccagctgtcatcaggcaggaggcggggtacaccctgaactggttgccagccaatcgcagggcacatacaaacagacaaccattcgcactcacagtcacacctacgcgcaatttagagtctccaatttatgcatgttttttgggatgtgggaggaaaccggagtgcccagagaaaacccacgcaggcacggggagaacatgcaaactccacacagtcgaggccggggattgaacccgggtcctcagaactgtgaggctgacgctctaaccagtcgtccactgtgccgccctcaCATGGCCCCTAAGCCCCAAAATGTTCTCCTTAAATTTTGTTAAGTTTGAAATCTCATTCCCAAGTCCAGTTCTGGAGGTGACAGAATTAAATAAGTGTAGCCATTTAACCCCTGCCACAGAGCACTTTTGTTTTACCTGTAGCTCTCCATTGGTGGTTGAGAGACTGCTTTTTCTTCTCCATTCCACATCACCGAGAGGCTAACAGGCTCCTTGATGAGAGCCAGGTGGATGACTAGTTTTTGGGGGACGTTGTATGACAAAGCCTCCATGGCCAAGTTGGACGGGAAAGGGTTCATGGGTAGGGGAGGATACGGAAGCTCTTTCTATGGGGTCAGGAAAGCAGAGGAAGGTGATCGACAAATGCGGCTCGGCTGATTATTTCGGCTATATTTACACTGTGGCTGGCATGGCTCTAATGACACAATTCCAATTTTCAGATATGCATCATggctgcataaaaaaaaatatatatatatatatatatatatatatatatataaataaaagaatcGACTCAGATAGAAGACTCGGAATCAGGCCACTTCCAAATGTGTAGAAAAATATGGTATCAGATATAGCCCATCCATGTGAGCTTGAcgtacaaaaaatataaaatacggAATCGCTAACGTATACACATCGGGGTTTtctcaaacaacacaaatatacacattaaaaaacaccAACTGTATATctaaactacaaccccaattccaatgaagttgggatgttgtgtcaaacataaataaaaacagaatacaatgatttgcaaatcatgttcaacctatatttaatggaatacactatgaagacaagatatttaatgttcaaactgataagctttattgtttttagcaaataatcattaacttagaattttatggctacaacacgttcaaaaaaaagctggcaaaaaagactgagaaagttgaggaatgctcatcaaacatgtttggaacatcccacaggtgaacaagctaattgggaacaggtgggggccatgattgtgtataaaaggagcttccctgaattgctcagtcattcacaagcaaagatggggcgatgtttacctctttgtgaacaagtgcgtgagaaaatagtcgaacagtttaaggacaatgttcctcaacgtacaattgcaaggaattttgggatttcatcatctatggtccgtTATAGCATCAaaagtagtgtattcaattaatttagCCCGCTCGCTCTAAAGCTTGTTAGCTCCCTAGCTCGTGTGCTAGATAGCCACTGACTGAATCACTTTGTACTTTATAAGGTAGACTTGTGCCAGAAAGTGTACACCGCAGCCTACATGTGTCATGGGACTAATTTTTAGCCTCGCCCAAAGGAATCCGGAAAACTGAGAGAGTGAAAAACTGTTTACCACTATATGTCAACTAACtgtgtctttgcacattttcagcacttatcttcaaacatatttagtgTATCTAGaaacaaaatgatgacaaaatgtatttacagtccccttaaaaaaaatctgatgtaGGAATTAAAAATTGGgtacttggacctgcagtgtaaatccagtgcATGAATGCATTACCTGCTGTGGGTTTGTGTTCTGGGGCTTGTTGCTCTGACCGGGAGAGACGGATTCCTCTTTCCTCTGCGTAGTCAAAGGCTTCACACAGAAAAAGTGAATATGCAAGCAAGAACATGTCGATATTTGGCTTGAGCCTCATGTCATTAGCCACAATGCGCATGCCATGTTTTGATATGAGCATGTAAATCATCTCACCTTGCTCTCAGGAGTAGGAGGAGGCAGAGTCCTACATAGGTCGGCTAAGGCGTTCATTATAGCTAGATTAGCCATAACAAAGAATCAGAAAAAAAGGggaagaggaaaaaaggagAAACAAAACAGTCACATGCATACTTTCACTCAGACATACGTGGACAGAAATAACCATACCTTGTTTTTGTATATTGAAATCCTTGTCCTGAAAAGGAGGATGTGTTTTTATTACACTTTTCGCAGAGATCTCAAAAGACAACATATCAATTTCCGCTCCAAATTAAGTACACAGTCGAGATACAGACTACAGTTAACTCCTGCCTTTTCACAGTTGGGCATTCGCAAATGCACCGATTCGCAGATAATCTCCATTCTtttctgaaaaacacacccattttgtgttttcctgctaaggccaaagcaataaaagtgttACTGGTGGTTTGGCAcccgcagattcacctattcacagattttatttttcccatttttaaaaaacaaaataattttttttgaatttcttatttttttttcttttagttgtTCCTTTTTGTGTTGAACCAATCTTATTTGcggtttatccctgcttattcaagagtTTTAGGGGTTAAAAATGTTTctaatgcaaaaagaaaaactgaaatatcacacagtcataagtattcagaccctttgctgtgacactcatatatttaaccgggtgctgtccattgcttttgatcatccttaaaatggttctacaccttcattggagtccagctgtgtttgattatactgattggacttgattagggaaCCCACACCCCTtcctatataagaccttacagttcacattacatatcagagcaaatgagaatcatgaggtcaaaggaactgcctgaagagctcagagactggttaaaaaataatttatgctgcacttaaggttcctaagagcacagtggcctccataatcctgaaatggaagacgtttgggacgatcagaacccttcctagagctggccgtccggccaaactgagcagttgggggagaagaggcttggtgagagaggtaaagaagaacccaaagatcactgtggctgagctcctcTCCCATCtccagtcgggagatgggagaaagttctagaaagtcaaccatcactgtagccctccaccagtcggggctttatggcagagtggcttgacggaagcctctcctcagtgcaagacaaatgaaagcccgcatggattgtgctaaaaaacacctgaaggactccaagatggtgagaaatgagattatctggtctggtgagaccaagatagaaattgttggccttaattctaagtggcatgtgtgaagaaaaccaggcactgctcatcacctgtccaatacagtcccaacagtgaagcatgctaGTAGCAGCATCATGTGTAGGTGTGTTTTTCATCTCCAGGGACagagagactggttgcaatcgaagaaaagatgaatgtggccaggtacagggatatcctggacgaaaaccttctccagagtgctcagaaccttagattgggccgaaggttcaccttaaaaaaaaagactgaccctaagcacacatctaaaataccgaaggagtggcttcagaacaattctgtgactgtttttgaatggcccagccagagccctgacttaaacccaattgagcatctctagaaagacctgaaaatggctgtccaccaacattcaccatcaagcctgacagaactggagaggatctgcaaggaggaatagcagatgatcctcaaatccaggtgtgaaaaacgctgcatcattcccaaaaagacccttggctgtattagctcaaaagggtgcttccactaaatactgagcaaaggctctgaatacatatggctctgtgagatttcagtttttgttttttattaaatctgcaaaaatgtcaacaattccgtttttttccgtcaatatggggtgctgtgtgtacattaatgaggaaaaaaatgaacctaaatgattttagcaaatggctgcaatataaaaaaagagtgaaatatttacttttcgtacccactgtatttcttATGAAGATGCCAATAGGCTATAAGTAGCATAAATTGACATGTTCATCAAAATCCCTACCACTgtacaattattaaaaatgtgatgtttcTATTCCTCAGTGTCTCCTCATGgagaaaaaagagcaaaaaaacaatcacataggAGAGAAAAATAGGACTCACCAAgacatttttcttattttcttgtctttttttatttcttctgcTCGTGTTTATTTCTGTGGATAAATACTAATGGAATAAAtatcaacaaaaatacaacaaatagtTGTAATAGTACTGGATTCTTACTCTGTGGCACGGTTTCATCGTCACAATCTATGCTGCAGAGGAGGACATGACATTGTTTCACAATTCACATTTCACCATAAACGCCAACTGTTCCTGAATTATAAGATTGTCTACTTACGTGATGACTTCATCATTTAGAAAAGATGGCAGCAAACTCTGAAACTGTTGAAATTCATAGATTTGTCATGtagaaaaattatatttaaatgtgcAAACGTGCATGCAAATGTCATTCAAACCTTTTTGTTAGACTTCATGGCAGTGAGGGCTTTTTCTGCTTTCTTTGAGATTTTCTCAATACGtgcctgaaaaaacaaaataaaaacctgtATATAAAATAGTACAATACATTAGCTTTGGGACTATCATTTCCCCAGCTCAATGTCAATCATTCATTTTCTCGGGCCCCCTTCCCAACTTGACAAATGTGTTTAGACACAAATCACCATGCCATATGTGGTTGTCAAAAATGTGTCACGTGAACGATGTGGCCTTTTTAGACAATTGATGAtagtgtccacctttctttccaattccaatgaagttgggacgttgtgtaaaatgtagatTAAAACagtaatacaattatttgcaaatccttttcaacctatactcaattgaatatactaggactgcacaatattggaaaaaaatgacattccgatttttaaaaaactttttttgtacaacactaagtagccatccattttctgagccgcttctcctcacgagggtcgcggacACAATAACtatttaaaagaataattcAGTATACAATCTGTCAGAAATTGATTGCATAAACAAACTATATTCCAAAATAGAGTAGTCAGTGTTGGAGTTTACTAACCTCAAGTTTTTCGATGGAGCCTTCATAATCAACGTCCCGTTGAAGCTGCTGAATAGTTTTGGATAAAACTTGCAGCTTGTCATTATTCTTTTTCACTTCTTTTTGGACTTCTTCTTTGATCAGCATCTGAAGCTGTTACATAAATGCAAGTAcaatacattgttttaaaaaaatgtacgcAGCGCATAATGAATAGTCTAGAAAAATCAATTTTACCAGAATTGTGTCACTTACTTCAGATTGGGagaattttatctttttttcacaACTTCCAGAAGAATCTGAGTTGGGACAGAACCGcttcattctttaaaaaataaaataaaatacaaagggAAAGGGAAAGGCAGCTTTGAACATGATTAATGTAAAAAAGCTTAATGTCCAAAAACTGTGCtccatcaaaaacaaaatttatgTGAACATCTCTACTCAAGCCCACTTCCACCtctgaaaataacaaaacaataacccCAGTATTACGAATGATGTACACATTGAGCCTAAGCTTttttacattcaacattttaaaga
This Phycodurus eques isolate BA_2022a chromosome 16, UOR_Pequ_1.1, whole genome shotgun sequence DNA region includes the following protein-coding sequences:
- the atf7ip2 gene encoding activating transcription factor 7-interacting protein 2 isoform X1, with the translated sequence MKRFCPNSDSSGSCEKKIKFSQSELQMLIKEEVQKEVKKNNDKLQVLSKTIQQLQRDVDYEGSIEKLEVFILFFQARIEKISKKAEKALTAMKSNKKFQSLLPSFLNDEVITIDCDDETVPQKINTSRRNKKRQENKKNVLDKDFNIQKQAIMNALADLCRTLPPPTPESKPLTTQRKEESVSPGQSNKPQNTNPQQKELPYPPLPMNPFPSNLAMEALSYNVPQKLVIHLALIKEPVSLSVMWNGEEKAVSQPPMESYSIFLTTEKVKGSGLFPEWRLLGNVVAKSLPMYVSIKKYKAGYKLCVAVVGKDIYGRYGPYSEVVSAHLPE
- the atf7ip2 gene encoding activating transcription factor 7-interacting protein 2 isoform X3: MLIKEEVQKEVKKNNDKLQVLSKTIQQLQRDVDYEGSIEKLEVFILFFQARIEKISKKAEKALTAMKSNKKFQSLLPSFLNDEVITIDCDDETVPQKINTSRRNKKRQENKKNVLDKDFNIQKQAIMNALADLCRTLPPPTPESKPLTTQRKEESVSPGQSNKPQNTNPQQKELPYPPLPMNPFPSNLAMEALSYNVPQKLVIHLALIKEPVSLSVMWNGEEKAVSQPPMESYSIFLTTEKVKGSGLFPEWRLLGNVVAKSLPMYVSIKKYKAGYKLCVAVVGKDIYGRYGPYSEVVSAHLPE
- the atf7ip2 gene encoding activating transcription factor 7-interacting protein 2 isoform X2, giving the protein MKRFCPNSDSSGSCEKKIKFSQSELQMLIKEEVQKEVKKNNDKLQVLSKTIQQLQRDVDYEGSIEKLEARIEKISKKAEKALTAMKSNKKFQSLLPSFLNDEVITIDCDDETVPQKINTSRRNKKRQENKKNVLDKDFNIQKQAIMNALADLCRTLPPPTPESKPLTTQRKEESVSPGQSNKPQNTNPQQKELPYPPLPMNPFPSNLAMEALSYNVPQKLVIHLALIKEPVSLSVMWNGEEKAVSQPPMESYSIFLTTEKVKGSGLFPEWRLLGNVVAKSLPMYVSIKKYKAGYKLCVAVVGKDIYGRYGPYSEVVSAHLPE